The DNA segment TTTGAAGTATCATCCTTCTTACATCTAGCTTCTTCTTTCTTATGATAATCTAGAAATATGTATTAGGTATTCGGGGAGAAAGAACTCGTAGTGACATCTTCATGTTTCCAGTAGACAACATGTACCATGTTTCTGTTTCCAACTTTAGCCTCGACTTTGAATTACTCCACGTTAGTAAGGGAACTAGAGTTGCATAATGGTTTCTACAGTGTGATAACAACACTATTTCTCTTCTTGTATTACTAGTCGAAATGTTAATACAGAATGCCAAAACAGAGTAAGAAATGTCACTATCCAATAAGATATCTAATAGTTTCTACAGAGTACCAAACCATCATTAAAGACCATGCTTCTACTGGTAATACATTCATATCTAAGTGCTAAATTGAAGTATCTGATAATGCAACAACTCGAAAAATCCTTGAACAGCAACGAACAATTCCTATTTGTCCAAGGATAACACAGCTCCGGGTTGAAGCTGCATCGACAAACTCTAGTACCTAAACTAAATCAAGTCATCTAGTATTTCTACATGCATCATAAAAAGGAATAATCTAAGTCAtctaatattaataactatatgaTTCTAATTGAGGAAGGTAACTAATCCACCTAATGGTCGTTTGATCTATTAGATCCCTTATTGTAATGCCACTGCAACTAGAATCCTGTTGTGCTTCAGTAGCTACTCAGGAGAAAAGATGAGACAAAGCACAATCCTGCAAGATTTTCGAATAGAACTACTACTATGGTGAAAGAGAGACAAGTTTTGAACATAGAAGCAAAAGTTGGTTGGTATTACACATTGATCCAAAAGGGAGAATCAACTGAGCTACCTGTATGTAAAGACAAAATAGTACGACAGAGAATATAGCTGGCCTAGCTCTCAATGTAAGGTCCAATTTCAGCAGCTGCTGCTATTATTCTGAACCATCTGGGAATGCATCCAGCGCATCCTGCTTGCCGTTGACATAGTACTCAACAACTGCTTTCATTCTAGGAAACTTGTCCGGGTGATAGTTTACATGAACTATAACCGGTTTCAACTTCTTCAGATTAGCATCTTTTCTTACAGTCTTGAATAGGACCTTGCTATTCATGAACAGATAGATATCCATTGTTCTCCTGGAAGCATAAAGGCCAACATACCCGGGATGTGATGGAAAGGCGAGCTCTTCATTGAAAACTGCCTGGTCCCAGGAATTTGGCTGCTTAGTAAGCCGATCAGCAACCCGATCTAAGAGCTCGATTGAAGGAATCGTTGGCCGGATATAAAAGAAGCCAGAATTATAAACCCATATCCTCATTGTATGTGCATATCGAGCCCAACCCATTGAAGGTTCATCGAAAACGTCATTATAACCATAAGCTGTCATATTATTGTGACCGTCAGACATTGATTCGACATCTGAATCCCGATATAAATGATCAAAAGGATTTTGCAGATACACAATATCGACGTCAGAAAGGAGGACACTGTAACCAAGCTGCAAAAACTCCCTCAAAATTCGAAACTTCAATCCTGAGACAGCATGGTTGCCTCCATTTTTTCCAATAAAATCGACATTATCATCAGGATCTCTTTTATAAAAGGGGACATCATTTTCCTTGCAGAAATCCACTATAGCATCATCCAACGCCACAACCAGATAATTGGGAATACCCACTTTTTTAATACTGTTGAACCAAACCTCCAGCATGGATCTAACATTTGAATTGGCAAGTGCAACTATGACCTCTTTGCTAACTGCAATCTCTGCCAAGATCTTTGCTAATCTTGGGTTCACCGACTCATCGGGCACAACAGGAGGGTTAGTTCTCAAACTTTTGACAGTTCCAAAAGGCCCAGCTTTCTGAGGTTGACTTGACACCACAAGTTGCTCCTGAGCACGACCGTTTCCCTGAGCAGCCACCTGAAGCTTTTGATTTAGCTCTCTCACCTGCCTTTGCAACTCTGCATTCTTCTCAGACAACTTCCTATTCTCGGAATTCAACATGTTTACCCGCTCCGTGGATTCACAATTGGATGAGCCAACCTAGGAATCAAATTGAATCTCTAAAATAATTTAACATTGATCAAGCAACATTCAAGCATTTTATATCAAGTCCAACGTAACAACAATAACCATTATCAAAGACTTCATAATCAAGGTTAGTCATATTATATAGCAATTAGGTATACAGACAAGaagggttgctttgatggtaagcaacctccacttccaaccaagaggttgtgagttcgagtcaccccaagagcaaggtggggagttcttgaAGGGAAGTatgtcgagggtctatttggaaacagcctctctaccccagggtaggg comes from the Nicotiana sylvestris chromosome 4, ASM39365v2, whole genome shotgun sequence genome and includes:
- the LOC104250146 gene encoding arabinosyltransferase RRA3-like, which translates into the protein MAGRREKYGQSIRGSRIAAAIAIGVLLGCVFAFLYPNGFFSPDPPHPLSKSNLQVGSSNCESTERVNMLNSENRKLSEKNAELQRQVRELNQKLQVAAQGNGRAQEQLVVSSQPQKAGPFGTVKSLRTNPPVVPDESVNPRLAKILAEIAVSKEVIVALANSNVRSMLEVWFNSIKKVGIPNYLVVALDDAIVDFCKENDVPFYKRDPDDNVDFIGKNGGNHAVSGLKFRILREFLQLGYSVLLSDVDIVYLQNPFDHLYRDSDVESMSDGHNNMTAYGYNDVFDEPSMGWARYAHTMRIWVYNSGFFYIRPTIPSIELLDRVADRLTKQPNSWDQAVFNEELAFPSHPGYVGLYASRRTMDIYLFMNSKVLFKTVRKDANLKKLKPVIVHVNYHPDKFPRMKAVVEYYVNGKQDALDAFPDGSE